In Persicimonas caeni, a single window of DNA contains:
- a CDS encoding WD40 repeat domain-containing serine/threonine protein kinase → MSSIALSDFEVYCPVCTSCLADDPDGCPECLSPRPSAGWEDLQTASYAYLGRELDGRYVVDRFVGAGTTGDVYRGTGTRIQRPFALKVVDTQRYGRKELEDEMVRRLELEVEAMSRLRNPHVINVYESFKVRDHVFVIVMDFVEGVTLQERLDRTGRLEFEEAIEIVRQAANGLHEAHQRGIIHRDMKPENIMVEQMPASGVFARILDFGIAYMVDSVRQTSGFRGTPLYASPEQCTSNGEIDARSDVYSLGCVLFHCLTGRPPYQSERSLAVMEAHIEAEVPSIFDLISREQAPESLDTLVRRMLAKNAQDRPQDCGEVVRALDALGLNTRSSISEAERQAVPVGAEPTETEAPSSSTLDGLDAGEIGAPPMARQRVVHLVASLELPERIKTAAKSITASALGPGGDYAVIADREEQVHLVGLKTDLQTMSFGGAEGMNTAVAISPSRGEVYAGGFACKVLRWNLDLTVGLPRRVVDVGDRIFSLDIDEQGTRLAIGTERGRALLYDSRTERTIEVHQASSPISAVRFVPKTGQLFVACWEGQMKTLDIASRKELRVLEPLSSAPIASTCGLHGDIAAVVEESGELRVVSLTDPSAFLRIEASFANLKALSFGNDGNLNGLGISADRLQLWLIRHEHVVQHLAEKSSVVS, encoded by the coding sequence ATGTCGAGCATCGCGCTGTCCGATTTTGAGGTTTATTGCCCCGTTTGCACAAGCTGCCTCGCCGACGATCCCGACGGATGTCCCGAATGCCTCAGCCCGCGCCCCTCGGCGGGCTGGGAAGACCTCCAAACCGCTTCCTACGCTTATCTGGGCCGTGAGCTCGACGGCCGCTATGTCGTCGACCGCTTTGTGGGCGCCGGTACTACAGGCGACGTCTACCGCGGCACGGGCACGCGCATCCAGCGCCCCTTCGCCCTGAAGGTCGTCGACACCCAACGCTACGGCCGAAAAGAGCTCGAAGACGAGATGGTTCGCCGCCTCGAGCTCGAAGTAGAGGCGATGAGCCGGCTTCGCAACCCCCACGTCATCAACGTCTACGAGTCGTTCAAGGTGCGCGATCACGTCTTTGTGATCGTCATGGATTTCGTCGAGGGGGTCACCCTCCAAGAGCGTCTCGATCGCACCGGACGGCTCGAGTTCGAAGAGGCCATCGAGATCGTGCGCCAGGCCGCCAACGGGCTGCACGAGGCGCACCAGCGCGGGATTATCCACCGCGACATGAAGCCCGAGAACATCATGGTCGAGCAGATGCCGGCCAGCGGGGTCTTCGCGCGCATCCTCGACTTCGGCATCGCCTACATGGTCGACAGCGTGCGCCAGACCAGCGGGTTTCGCGGCACACCGCTGTACGCCTCCCCGGAACAATGCACTTCCAACGGTGAGATCGACGCGCGGAGCGACGTCTACAGCCTCGGCTGTGTGCTGTTTCACTGCTTGACCGGGCGCCCTCCCTATCAAAGCGAGCGCTCCTTGGCCGTCATGGAGGCGCATATCGAGGCAGAGGTTCCCTCGATCTTCGACCTCATCTCCCGAGAGCAGGCCCCCGAGAGCCTCGACACGCTGGTCCGCAGGATGTTGGCCAAAAACGCCCAGGACCGCCCGCAAGATTGTGGCGAAGTGGTGCGCGCGCTCGACGCGCTGGGCCTCAACACCCGGTCGAGCATCTCGGAGGCAGAGCGGCAGGCCGTGCCGGTCGGCGCCGAGCCGACCGAGACGGAGGCGCCGAGTAGTTCGACCCTCGACGGATTGGACGCCGGCGAAATCGGCGCGCCTCCGATGGCGCGCCAGCGCGTCGTGCACCTGGTGGCCAGCCTCGAGCTTCCCGAGCGCATCAAGACGGCAGCAAAGAGCATTACGGCCAGCGCACTGGGACCGGGTGGTGACTATGCGGTGATCGCCGATCGTGAAGAGCAGGTTCACCTGGTCGGGCTCAAGACCGACCTGCAGACGATGTCATTTGGGGGCGCCGAGGGCATGAACACGGCGGTGGCCATCTCGCCGAGTCGTGGTGAGGTCTACGCCGGCGGTTTTGCCTGCAAGGTGCTGCGCTGGAACCTCGACCTGACCGTGGGTTTGCCTCGCCGGGTGGTCGATGTCGGCGATCGCATCTTTTCGCTCGATATCGACGAGCAGGGCACGCGCCTGGCCATCGGCACCGAGCGCGGTCGCGCGCTGCTCTACGATTCACGCACCGAGCGCACCATCGAGGTCCACCAGGCCTCCAGCCCGATCAGCGCGGTGCGCTTCGTGCCCAAGACCGGCCAGCTCTTCGTGGCTTGTTGGGAAGGGCAGATGAAGACGCTCGACATCGCCTCACGCAAGGAGTTGCGCGTGCTCGAGCCGCTGTCGAGCGCGCCCATTGCGTCGACCTGTGGTTTGCACGGGGATATCGCGGCGGTCGTCGAAGAATCGGGAGAGCTGCGCGTGGTCAGCCTGACGGACCCGAGCGCCTTTTTGCGCATCGAGGCGTCGTTCGCCAACCTCAAGGCGCTCTCTTTCGGCAACGACGGGAACCTCAACGGCCTGGGCATCTCGGCCGATCGGCTGCAGCTGTGGCTGATTCGCCACGAGCACGTCGTCCAACACCTCGCCGAGAAGAGCTCGGTGGTCAGCTGA
- a CDS encoding serine/threonine-protein kinase, with amino-acid sequence MSNEPGILPKPIPFGKYYLLERINVGGMAEVYKAKAFGVEGFERLLAVKKILSSIAEDESFINMFIDEAKIAGQLNHPNIAQIFDLGKVDDSYFIAMEYISGKDVKTIFERARRIGEKVDIPRVCYIVMKVCEGLAHAHEKNDSQGNPLNIVHRDISPQNVLISYEGEVKVIDFGIAKATGKQSQTQVGILKGKFSYMSPEQVRGLHVDHRSDIFSLGIVLYEMLTLERLFLGESDFDTLEKIRKVEMSPPSLYNPHIPKELEDIVLKALAKSPDDRYQSAHDLAEALERFMRNQGYYFTNKDLANSMKQAFNADIEFENKKLEYYRGLNLTAPSDDGEARLEPPGGGGGGLEWGEEEMETQIFDRTSEEVEAITESQIVYAADDDIIEIEDDVDDGDATIEYNRWDVQQQFEEREIDTGGGPMGFDGGGPDSFNDLPETGRTRQPTAQMAPVPQERRDPQVTVQSMSPASNKKGSRGMVIAGVAVAVIAVGLGVYFFVMGDKAKPSIVFDTEPKAVQIFINGEKIHSGETPFTYEATAGNAEIRIESEGFQPYTKTQELKSGDTYSLNQALKPAKAEKGGIFVKTEPPGAKVELNGEARKEATPLTLEDLEAGEYTIKVSHEEYFPEEKTVEVESGVEELSIKLRPKQVSLTVRSEPRRARFSVYDVEKDERVARGRTPETIEELAGGKKYRVVVDKSGYEEWEKEFEAGTDKENTLDAELEREEDRGSSSSSSGAVAQANRNSGSNSGGSNSGSSGSSHTNNSGSSSNSGGSNSGSSGSTTTTKKPEQKKPVGTGTLTIGSKPVARVHIDGKDTGRYTPLINFKIKAGNHKIRLVNEEFGLNKTVYVEVKPGENKKVINR; translated from the coding sequence ATGAGCAACGAACCGGGCATTCTTCCCAAACCCATTCCGTTTGGAAAGTACTACCTCCTCGAACGTATCAACGTTGGGGGAATGGCGGAGGTATATAAGGCGAAAGCCTTCGGTGTGGAGGGGTTCGAGCGCCTTCTGGCGGTCAAAAAGATCCTGTCGAGCATCGCCGAGGACGAGTCGTTCATCAATATGTTCATTGATGAAGCGAAGATCGCCGGGCAGCTCAACCACCCGAATATCGCCCAGATCTTCGACCTGGGAAAGGTCGACGATTCGTACTTCATCGCCATGGAGTACATCAGCGGCAAAGATGTAAAGACCATCTTCGAGCGCGCGCGGCGCATCGGCGAGAAGGTCGACATCCCGCGGGTCTGCTACATCGTCATGAAGGTGTGTGAGGGGCTGGCCCACGCGCACGAAAAGAACGACTCGCAGGGCAACCCGCTCAACATCGTCCACCGCGACATCTCTCCGCAAAACGTCCTCATCTCCTACGAAGGTGAGGTCAAGGTCATCGATTTTGGCATCGCCAAGGCCACCGGCAAGCAGAGCCAGACACAGGTGGGCATCCTCAAGGGCAAGTTCAGCTACATGAGCCCCGAGCAGGTGCGCGGGCTGCATGTCGACCACCGCAGCGACATCTTCAGCTTGGGGATCGTGCTCTACGAGATGCTCACCCTCGAGCGGCTCTTTTTGGGCGAGAGCGACTTCGACACGCTCGAAAAGATCCGCAAAGTCGAGATGAGCCCGCCCAGCCTCTACAACCCGCATATCCCCAAGGAGCTCGAGGACATCGTCCTCAAGGCGCTGGCGAAGTCGCCCGACGACCGCTACCAGTCGGCCCACGATCTGGCCGAGGCGCTCGAGCGCTTCATGCGCAACCAGGGCTACTATTTTACGAACAAAGACCTGGCCAACTCGATGAAGCAGGCGTTCAACGCCGACATCGAGTTCGAGAACAAAAAGCTCGAGTACTACCGGGGCCTGAACCTGACCGCCCCGAGCGACGACGGCGAGGCGCGCCTGGAGCCGCCCGGCGGCGGAGGCGGCGGGCTGGAGTGGGGCGAAGAGGAGATGGAGACCCAGATCTTCGACCGCACCTCCGAAGAGGTCGAGGCGATCACCGAGTCGCAGATCGTGTACGCGGCCGACGACGACATCATCGAGATCGAAGATGACGTCGACGACGGCGACGCCACCATCGAGTACAACCGTTGGGACGTCCAACAGCAGTTCGAGGAGCGCGAGATCGACACCGGCGGCGGCCCGATGGGCTTCGACGGAGGCGGCCCCGACAGCTTCAACGACCTGCCCGAGACCGGCCGCACCCGCCAGCCGACCGCGCAGATGGCGCCGGTGCCCCAGGAGCGGCGCGACCCGCAGGTCACCGTCCAGAGCATGTCGCCGGCGTCGAACAAAAAGGGCAGCCGAGGCATGGTCATCGCCGGGGTGGCCGTCGCGGTCATCGCGGTGGGCCTGGGCGTCTACTTCTTCGTCATGGGCGACAAGGCCAAGCCGTCGATCGTGTTCGACACCGAGCCCAAGGCCGTCCAGATCTTCATCAACGGTGAGAAGATTCACAGTGGCGAGACGCCGTTTACCTACGAGGCGACCGCCGGAAACGCCGAGATTCGCATCGAGAGCGAAGGCTTCCAGCCCTACACCAAGACCCAAGAGCTGAAGTCGGGCGATACCTACAGCCTCAACCAGGCGCTCAAGCCGGCCAAGGCCGAGAAGGGCGGCATCTTCGTGAAGACCGAGCCCCCCGGAGCCAAGGTCGAGCTTAACGGCGAGGCTCGCAAAGAGGCGACGCCGTTGACCCTCGAAGACCTCGAGGCGGGCGAGTACACCATCAAGGTCTCCCACGAGGAGTATTTCCCCGAAGAGAAGACCGTCGAGGTCGAGTCGGGCGTCGAAGAACTGTCGATCAAGTTGCGCCCCAAGCAGGTGTCGCTGACGGTGCGAAGCGAGCCCCGACGGGCGCGCTTCTCGGTCTACGACGTCGAAAAGGACGAGCGCGTGGCTCGCGGGCGCACCCCCGAGACGATCGAAGAGCTCGCCGGCGGCAAGAAGTACCGCGTGGTCGTCGACAAGAGCGGCTACGAGGAGTGGGAAAAGGAATTCGAGGCCGGCACCGACAAGGAGAACACCCTCGACGCCGAGCTCGAGCGCGAAGAAGACCGCGGCTCGAGCAGCTCGTCGTCAGGCGCGGTCGCCCAGGCCAACCGAAACAGCGGGTCGAACTCGGGAGGGAGCAATTCGGGCTCGAGCGGCTCCAGCCACACGAACAACTCCGGATCGAGTTCGAACTCGGGAGGGAGCAATTCGGGCTCGAGCGGCTCGACCACCACGACCAAAAAGCCCGAGCAGAAAAAGCCGGTGGGCACCGGCACGCTGACCATCGGCTCGAAGCCGGTGGCGCGCGTGCACATCGACGGCAAAGACACCGGGCGCTACACACCGCTGATCAACTTCAAGATCAAGGCCGGCAACCACAAGATTCGACTCGTCAACGAAGAGTTTGGCTTGAACAAGACGGTCTACGTCGAGGTCAAACCCGGCGAGAACAAGAAGGTAATCAACCGATGA
- a CDS encoding succinic semialdehyde dehydrogenase, whose protein sequence is MTSASKTTDQKSSAKKSPTNKTSAKKKKNTKKAARTIECYNPATSKIIAEIPATAVEEIPAKVTAAKQAFQSWRRLSVEERCRHMLEARDHLLDHREEILDLLVAETGKAIIDAQAELLTVFETFRYYTSNAAEFLADQPLNLHLLKNKRVKVQYPPIGLVVNISPWNFPIDLSLTPAIPALIAGNAVMIKPSEHTSLAVIRAIEVMNESGLPEGLLQVMPGFGDVGAALCDEADAITFTGSVATGRKVAKAAAENLVPCTLELGGKDPAIVLDDADIERAANGIVWGSFFNSGQVCMSVERVYVHEAVYDQFVERVVELTRDLRQGVPWDYTIDIGAMIDPDQKHIIEKHIKDAVDKGARILTGGKRRDTDEGDFFEPTVLVDVDHSMKIMKEETFGPVMPIMKVRSGFEAVQLANDSEFGLNSSVWTGDVRRGRDLARQIESGQVCINDVIASYLALEAPYGGVKHSGIGRRKSKNELHKFTQSKTVLEDIFNLKKEPFWFPYNAGVGKAVDKVFGVLYRRGISKKITDLFS, encoded by the coding sequence ATGACCAGCGCCAGCAAGACGACCGATCAGAAGTCATCCGCCAAGAAGTCACCTACCAATAAGACGTCGGCAAAGAAAAAAAAGAACACCAAAAAGGCGGCCCGCACCATCGAGTGCTACAACCCGGCGACCTCCAAGATCATCGCCGAGATCCCGGCGACCGCCGTCGAGGAGATTCCCGCCAAGGTCACCGCGGCCAAGCAGGCGTTCCAGAGCTGGCGCAGGTTGTCGGTCGAGGAGCGCTGCCGGCACATGCTCGAGGCGCGCGATCATCTGCTCGACCACCGCGAGGAGATTCTGGACCTGCTGGTCGCCGAGACGGGCAAGGCGATCATCGACGCGCAGGCCGAGCTGCTGACGGTCTTCGAGACCTTCCGCTACTACACGTCGAACGCGGCTGAATTTCTGGCCGACCAGCCCCTCAACCTGCACTTGCTCAAAAACAAGCGGGTCAAGGTGCAGTATCCGCCCATCGGGCTGGTCGTGAATATCAGCCCCTGGAATTTCCCCATCGACCTGTCGCTGACTCCGGCGATTCCGGCGCTGATCGCGGGCAACGCGGTCATGATCAAGCCGTCGGAGCACACGTCCTTGGCGGTGATTCGGGCCATCGAGGTGATGAACGAGTCGGGGCTTCCCGAGGGCCTGCTGCAGGTGATGCCCGGCTTTGGCGACGTGGGCGCCGCGCTGTGTGACGAGGCCGACGCGATCACGTTTACGGGCAGCGTGGCCACCGGGCGCAAGGTCGCCAAGGCGGCCGCCGAGAACCTGGTGCCATGCACGCTCGAGCTGGGCGGCAAGGACCCGGCGATCGTGCTCGATGACGCCGACATCGAGCGGGCGGCCAACGGCATCGTGTGGGGCTCGTTCTTCAACTCCGGCCAGGTGTGCATGTCCGTCGAGCGCGTCTACGTGCACGAGGCGGTCTACGACCAGTTCGTCGAGCGCGTCGTCGAGCTCACCCGTGACCTGCGCCAGGGTGTGCCGTGGGACTACACCATCGACATCGGCGCGATGATCGACCCGGACCAAAAGCATATCATCGAGAAGCATATCAAGGACGCCGTCGACAAGGGCGCGCGCATCCTGACCGGCGGCAAGCGCCGCGACACCGACGAGGGCGACTTCTTCGAGCCCACCGTGCTCGTCGACGTCGATCACTCGATGAAGATCATGAAGGAAGAGACCTTCGGCCCGGTCATGCCGATCATGAAGGTGCGCTCGGGCTTCGAGGCGGTGCAGTTGGCCAACGACTCGGAGTTCGGCCTCAACTCGTCGGTGTGGACCGGCGACGTGCGCCGCGGACGCGACCTGGCTCGCCAGATCGAGTCGGGGCAGGTGTGCATCAACGACGTCATCGCCAGCTACCTGGCGCTCGAGGCGCCCTACGGCGGGGTCAAGCACTCGGGCATCGGCCGGCGCAAGAGCAAAAACGAGCTGCACAAGTTCACCCAGTCGAAGACGGTGCTCGAGGATATCTTCAACCTCAAGAAAGAGCCGTTCTGGTTCCCGTACAACGCCGGGGTGGGCAAGGCGGTCGACAAGGTCTTCGGCGTGCTGTACCGGCGCGGGATTTCCAAAAAGATCACTGACCTGTTCAGTTGA
- a CDS encoding high-potential iron-sulfur protein produces the protein MSEQKLNRREFFERAAMLGAVAAGAGSFLAACQKQGGNGAEAEGGAGAQKAEGGGAKGGELSCTDTAGLSEQQIKVRESLNYVDKSPKPEQLCENCQLYKPAPSAGECGGCQTVPGPIHPKGWCTAWVKKS, from the coding sequence ATGAGTGAACAAAAGTTGAACAGACGCGAATTCTTCGAACGAGCCGCGATGCTCGGAGCCGTTGCTGCAGGCGCAGGTAGCTTCTTGGCGGCATGCCAGAAGCAAGGCGGCAACGGCGCCGAAGCCGAAGGCGGCGCCGGCGCGCAAAAAGCCGAAGGCGGCGGCGCCAAAGGCGGCGAGCTGAGCTGCACCGACACTGCTGGCCTGAGCGAGCAGCAGATCAAGGTGCGCGAGTCGCTCAACTACGTCGACAAATCGCCCAAACCCGAGCAGCTGTGCGAGAACTGCCAGCTGTACAAGCCCGCCCCCAGCGCAGGGGAATGTGGCGGCTGCCAGACCGTCCCCGGCCCGATCCACCCGAAAGGTTGGTGCACGGCATGGGTGAAAAAGTCGTAA
- a CDS encoding AAA family ATPase: protein MEDKEQLARQLLDKIEETEDEERYRSFRDQLYGLGPDVLPLLRKELASYHYRRRMAAATNLGRLGDAQAVSELVRLLNDPQAGVREMALFALGILGDTSVTDAILNSLNDYDADVRYRALVALSDLGYGQLEDVLIRCMNDEAYGVREQALGQLRTIGSVKAVPAVLRALLERESEMQQMAEEALDRLVPKMTREHYKRLREELKPRERRLVLNYLEARNLQEVYGTLWKKLQLVSKNSGSKRGLDKYGRILNSPDEREFLSRAYGRDEEVDLLVDHFGNPDVQRSVLLVGEAGVGKTAVIQEFAQRLIDTDEDWKVLETNTSELISGTRYLGDWETKLKEMTDAILKDKSRVIIYITNPNDLLGAGAHSKSDENFADFFKPYLHRGQVHMIAECTEEALKGGLSRDPGFLRLFRQVKVQPMDDKQTLDVLEKRVGDLKAHGGRKVTAEEGTLEQVVDFAKSFYTRAHAPGRACDLLDALVDYAGRKSDDDEKVVELRVEQLPPCLSEVTGMSLDLLDDTIPLDLDETEEWFKTRLIDQDHAVDSFVDRLAMVKAGLGDPERPLGVHFLVGPTGVGKTYFTKLVSERLFGSDDRMIRFDLSEYQGRFAVEKLIGSPHDKDREGLLTEAVKNQPYSVLLFDEFEKADPEIYHLFLQILDEGRLTDARGRTTDFRQTLIFLTSNLGASKTSIVPVGFDGNNGQTSYTGHIRHKLDEFFAPEFLNRLDEIVVFDPLTPRAMERLVELEIAKALERRGFARRKLRVRTTRAAMLWLEEQGFSERFGARELKRTIERSVLAPISRLIVTEPGGHHGKTLLVDEEDGDLTVSFVRREETTGTPALPREPRTPSRVE from the coding sequence ATGGAAGACAAGGAGCAACTGGCTCGTCAACTGCTCGACAAGATCGAGGAGACCGAAGACGAAGAGCGCTACCGCAGCTTCAGGGACCAGCTGTACGGGTTGGGCCCCGACGTGCTGCCGCTGCTTCGCAAGGAATTGGCCAGCTACCACTATCGGCGGCGCATGGCCGCAGCGACCAACTTGGGACGATTGGGGGACGCGCAGGCCGTCAGCGAGCTTGTGCGCCTGCTGAACGACCCGCAGGCCGGCGTGCGCGAGATGGCGTTGTTCGCGCTGGGGATTTTGGGGGACACCAGCGTCACCGACGCCATCCTCAACTCCCTGAACGACTACGACGCCGACGTGCGCTACCGCGCGCTGGTCGCCCTGAGCGACCTGGGCTACGGCCAGCTCGAGGACGTGCTCATCCGCTGCATGAACGACGAGGCGTACGGGGTGCGCGAGCAGGCGCTCGGCCAGCTTCGCACCATCGGCTCGGTCAAGGCGGTGCCCGCGGTGCTGCGCGCGCTCTTGGAGCGTGAATCCGAGATGCAGCAGATGGCCGAGGAGGCCCTCGACCGCCTCGTCCCCAAGATGACCCGCGAGCACTACAAGCGGCTTCGCGAAGAGCTCAAACCCCGCGAGCGCCGCCTCGTGCTCAACTACTTGGAGGCGCGCAACCTGCAGGAGGTCTACGGCACGCTGTGGAAAAAGCTGCAGCTCGTCTCCAAGAATAGCGGCTCGAAGCGCGGGCTCGACAAATACGGGCGCATCCTCAACTCCCCCGACGAGCGCGAATTCTTGTCGCGCGCCTACGGCCGCGACGAAGAGGTCGACCTGCTCGTCGACCACTTCGGCAACCCCGACGTGCAGCGCAGCGTCTTGCTGGTCGGCGAGGCCGGCGTGGGCAAGACCGCGGTCATCCAGGAGTTCGCCCAGCGGCTCATCGACACCGACGAAGACTGGAAGGTGCTCGAGACCAACACCAGCGAGCTCATCAGCGGCACACGCTACCTGGGCGACTGGGAGACCAAGCTCAAGGAGATGACCGACGCGATCCTCAAGGACAAGTCGCGCGTGATCATCTACATCACCAACCCCAACGACCTTTTGGGCGCAGGCGCGCACTCCAAGAGCGACGAGAACTTCGCCGACTTCTTCAAGCCCTACCTGCACCGCGGCCAGGTCCACATGATCGCCGAGTGCACCGAAGAGGCGCTCAAGGGCGGCCTGAGCCGCGACCCCGGCTTCTTGCGCCTCTTCCGCCAGGTCAAAGTCCAGCCGATGGACGACAAGCAGACCCTCGACGTGCTCGAAAAGCGCGTGGGAGATCTGAAAGCCCACGGCGGCCGCAAAGTCACCGCCGAAGAGGGCACGCTCGAGCAAGTCGTCGACTTCGCCAAGAGCTTTTATACCCGGGCGCACGCCCCGGGCCGCGCCTGCGACCTGCTCGACGCGCTCGTCGACTACGCCGGCCGCAAGAGCGACGACGACGAAAAGGTCGTCGAGCTTCGCGTCGAGCAATTGCCGCCGTGCTTGTCCGAAGTCACCGGCATGAGCCTCGACCTGCTCGACGACACCATCCCGCTCGACCTCGACGAAACCGAGGAGTGGTTCAAGACGCGCCTGATCGACCAGGACCACGCCGTCGACAGCTTCGTCGACCGCCTGGCGATGGTCAAAGCAGGCCTGGGCGACCCGGAGCGCCCGCTGGGCGTCCACTTCCTGGTCGGCCCCACGGGCGTGGGCAAGACCTACTTCACCAAGCTCGTGAGCGAGCGCCTCTTCGGCAGCGACGACCGCATGATTCGCTTCGACTTGAGCGAATACCAGGGCCGCTTCGCCGTCGAGAAGCTCATCGGCTCGCCGCACGACAAAGACCGCGAGGGCCTGCTGACCGAGGCGGTCAAAAACCAGCCGTACAGCGTGTTGCTCTTCGACGAATTCGAGAAGGCCGACCCCGAGATCTACCACCTGTTCCTGCAGATCTTGGACGAGGGCCGCCTGACCGACGCGCGCGGTCGCACCACCGACTTTCGCCAGACGCTCATCTTCCTGACGAGCAACCTGGGCGCCTCCAAGACGAGCATCGTGCCCGTCGGCTTCGACGGCAACAACGGCCAGACGAGCTACACGGGCCATATCCGCCACAAGCTCGACGAATTCTTCGCCCCCGAGTTCTTGAACCGGTTGGACGAAATCGTCGTCTTCGACCCGCTCACCCCGCGCGCCATGGAGCGCCTGGTCGAGCTCGAGATCGCCAAGGCCCTCGAGCGCCGCGGGTTCGCGCGCCGAAAACTTCGCGTGCGCACCACCCGCGCGGCGATGCTGTGGCTCGAAGAGCAGGGCTTCTCGGAGCGTTTCGGCGCCCGCGAGCTCAAGCGCACTATCGAGCGCAGCGTGCTCGCTCCCATCAGCCGACTCATCGTCACCGAACCCGGCGGCCACCACGGCAAGACGCTCCTGGTCGACGAGGAGGACGGTGATTTGACCGTTTCGTTCGTGCGCCGCGAGGAGACGACTGGTACACCGGCTCTGCCAAGAGAACCCCGGACGCCGTCGCGGGTCGAGTAG
- the rsmG gene encoding 16S rRNA (guanine(527)-N(7))-methyltransferase RsmG has product MPLQKLQNFCTANNLPWTDEIVNDFATYLELLTHFNKVMNLIGPMSEGEVVDQLLIDSVAAAAVCAPQGPILDVGSGAGLPGVPLKLLYPDLPITLVEPRQKRTTFLKIVLNRLDLADTTIERKRIEEVERAEFSYVISKAFQPPVQWLETASEWTADEGVVMCLTRPDERAALEAKAGELGLELAGACDDTTVLGAPSVGDVRAIYAFGQPGE; this is encoded by the coding sequence ATGCCCCTCCAAAAACTCCAAAACTTCTGCACCGCCAACAACCTCCCGTGGACCGACGAAATCGTCAACGATTTCGCCACCTATCTCGAGCTTCTGACCCACTTCAACAAGGTGATGAACCTCATCGGACCCATGTCCGAAGGGGAGGTCGTCGACCAGTTGCTCATCGACAGCGTCGCCGCGGCCGCGGTGTGCGCGCCGCAGGGGCCGATCCTCGACGTCGGCAGCGGCGCGGGCCTGCCCGGCGTGCCGCTCAAGCTGCTCTACCCCGACCTGCCGATCACGCTCGTCGAGCCGCGCCAAAAGCGCACGACTTTCCTGAAGATCGTGCTCAATCGGCTCGACTTGGCCGACACGACCATCGAGCGAAAACGCATCGAGGAGGTCGAGCGCGCCGAATTCTCGTACGTGATCTCGAAGGCGTTTCAGCCGCCGGTGCAGTGGTTGGAGACGGCGAGCGAGTGGACGGCTGACGAAGGGGTCGTGATGTGTCTGACGCGGCCCGACGAGCGCGCGGCGCTCGAGGCGAAGGCCGGCGAGCTCGGGCTCGAGCTCGCCGGGGCGTGCGACGACACGACCGTGCTCGGCGCGCCCAGCGTAGGCGACGTGCGGGCTATCTACGCGTTTGGGCAGCCGGGAGAGTAG